A single Acidaminococcus sp. DNA region contains:
- the mobB gene encoding molybdopterin-guanine dinucleotide biosynthesis protein B, producing the protein MIQHIGAAILAGGQSSRMHTSKADLYYEGNSFLRRTLRTIPPYPETLLSVRDSDDFADLGIPTVPDLIPDCGPAGGIYSILSACQSDWMVILSCDMPLLKRELIEYLTAFVSSDYDACVMKDRSGRVHPLCAVYAKSCLPVFQKALESKTYKLQTILDHLRVKYVPLEFSAFADSMLSNVNTPEEYRALPRRPVIVAVCGKKNSGKTTLLESILPYLCREGLQIAAIKHDGHDFVPDVPGTDSYRLRQAGAHAVGIFSSRQCLSYSYAEGTTFETLIEQFQKHDLILLEGGKTTDYPKIEIVRKEISLSPLPNITNRIAICTDLPLKGQNVPLLPVNNPKSVAAFLLSYVEKCRAEDFHTF; encoded by the coding sequence ATGATTCAGCATATTGGAGCCGCTATTTTGGCAGGAGGGCAGTCTTCCCGGATGCATACCAGTAAAGCTGATTTGTACTATGAAGGGAACTCTTTTTTGAGACGCACCTTAAGAACGATTCCTCCTTACCCGGAAACTCTGCTTTCAGTGCGTGACTCCGATGATTTTGCCGACCTTGGGATACCCACAGTTCCGGACTTGATTCCAGACTGCGGACCTGCGGGCGGGATCTACTCCATTCTATCAGCTTGTCAGTCGGACTGGATGGTTATTCTCAGTTGTGACATGCCCCTCCTCAAAAGAGAGTTAATCGAATATCTGACAGCTTTCGTTTCCTCTGATTATGATGCCTGCGTCATGAAAGACCGCAGCGGCCGAGTTCATCCGCTGTGTGCCGTTTACGCCAAATCATGTCTTCCTGTTTTTCAAAAAGCATTGGAAAGCAAGACTTATAAGCTTCAGACGATTCTGGACCATCTGCGCGTTAAATACGTGCCGCTTGAATTCAGCGCTTTTGCAGATTCGATGTTAAGCAACGTCAACACACCTGAAGAATACCGTGCTCTCCCCCGCCGGCCAGTGATTGTCGCCGTTTGCGGGAAAAAGAATTCCGGAAAAACAACACTGCTCGAGAGTATCCTTCCTTATCTCTGCAGGGAAGGGCTGCAGATAGCCGCAATCAAGCACGATGGACATGATTTTGTTCCTGATGTTCCCGGTACGGACAGCTACCGACTGCGGCAAGCAGGGGCTCATGCAGTGGGAATCTTTTCATCCAGACAATGCCTGAGTTACTCTTATGCAGAAGGGACAACATTCGAAACCCTGATCGAGCAGTTCCAGAAGCACGATTTAATCCTGCTTGAAGGCGGCAAAACTACGGACTATCCCAAGATTGAAATTGTCCGGAAAGAAATTTCTCTTTCTCCTCTCCCCAATATTACGAACCGGATTGCCATTTGCACTGATCTTCCACTTAAAGGCCAAAATGTACCGCTGCTGCCCGTCAACAATCCGAAGAGTGTAGCTGCCTTTCTACTTTCGTACGTAGAAAAATGCCGAGCGGAAGATTTTCACACTTTTTGA
- a CDS encoding MogA/MoaB family molybdenum cofactor biosynthesis protein — translation MRAAIITLSDSGYAGKRKDESGKEIQRIIEEAGYEVVSALLLPDGIEPLASTLRTLCDEDKADLILTTGGTGFSPRDLTPEATASVVERRTPGIPEAMRMLSLKITPRAMLSRAEAGIRRNTLIVNLPGSPKAVRECLEFILPSLQHGIEVLQGKVHNCAR, via the coding sequence ATGCGGGCAGCAATCATCACGCTGAGTGATTCCGGCTATGCCGGCAAAAGAAAAGACGAAAGCGGTAAGGAAATTCAAAGAATCATAGAAGAAGCCGGGTATGAAGTCGTATCTGCCCTGCTGCTTCCCGATGGTATTGAACCGCTTGCTTCTACGCTTCGTACTTTGTGCGATGAAGATAAGGCTGATTTGATTCTGACAACGGGGGGAACCGGTTTTTCTCCGCGGGACTTAACACCCGAAGCCACAGCATCGGTTGTGGAGCGCCGCACTCCGGGAATTCCGGAAGCAATGAGGATGCTGTCTCTCAAAATTACTCCGCGGGCGATGCTCAGCCGCGCTGAAGCAGGCATTCGCCGGAATACATTGATCGTCAATCTGCCGGGCAGTCCGAAAGCAGTCAGGGAGTGTCTGGAATTTATTCTGCCTTCATTGCAGCATGGCATTGAGGTGCTGCAGGGAAAAGTTCACAATTGTGCACGTTGA
- a CDS encoding MOSC domain-containing protein encodes MGKILAVCISKQKGTLKRNIGEADFIEDWGIKDDAHAGHWHRQVSLLPAEAIRQFRQRGANVEYGAFGENLVVEGFDLKTLPIGSRFQCGDVLLELTQIGKKCHSHCAIYKQVGDCIMPREGVFTRVLHGGHIAVGDELKLVEVNPDAGSNHHAE; translated from the coding sequence ATGGGAAAAATACTGGCGGTTTGCATCAGCAAACAAAAAGGAACCCTTAAGAGAAATATCGGAGAGGCAGATTTTATTGAGGACTGGGGCATTAAGGATGATGCGCACGCCGGGCATTGGCACAGACAGGTTTCGCTCTTGCCCGCCGAAGCTATCCGGCAATTCAGGCAGCGCGGAGCTAATGTGGAGTATGGGGCTTTTGGCGAAAATCTTGTTGTGGAAGGGTTTGATTTGAAGACTTTGCCTATTGGCAGTCGGTTTCAATGCGGCGACGTGCTCCTGGAACTGACCCAGATTGGGAAAAAATGCCACAGTCACTGCGCTATCTATAAACAGGTTGGCGATTGTATTATGCCGCGGGAAGGCGTGTTTACCCGTGTGCTCCACGGCGGGCATATCGCAGTCGGCGACGAACTGAAACTTGTGGAGGTGAATCCTGATGCGGGCAGCAATCATCACGCTGAGTGA
- the moaA gene encoding GTP 3',8-cyclase MoaA yields the protein MLDQYGRNIHYLRISVTDRCNLRCFYCMPAEGIPWIDHSKILSYEDTIRLVRIFASLGIDRIRLTGGEPLVRKNVSALVAGLKQIEGIRTVSLTTNGVLLKEMLPKLMAAGLDGVNISLDTLDRRQYEKVTRRDELLKVIEGIAAALAEPKLTVKINCVALKENKNQWVSLARLAKNHRLAVRFIEMMPIGLGRQFVGEQQEAILKELEPVFGKAESCPCSLEKGPGRYVKFAGFKGYVGFISPMSHAFCASCNRVRLTSTGFLKGCLQYSKGVDLHAMLLSGADDAALREAIRQAIYTKPEHHHFQEAVRDGDEKHTMNEIGG from the coding sequence ATGCTGGACCAGTATGGACGTAACATCCATTATTTAAGAATTTCGGTGACTGACCGCTGTAATCTGCGCTGCTTTTACTGTATGCCTGCCGAAGGAATTCCCTGGATCGATCATAGCAAGATTTTGAGTTACGAAGATACGATTCGTCTGGTACGTATTTTTGCTTCGCTTGGGATTGACCGGATTCGGCTTACGGGCGGTGAACCATTGGTACGCAAGAATGTAAGCGCACTGGTGGCAGGACTTAAGCAAATTGAGGGAATTCGCACGGTTTCCCTGACAACAAATGGCGTGCTGCTGAAGGAAATGCTGCCGAAACTTATGGCAGCAGGACTTGATGGTGTGAATATCAGTCTGGATACCCTGGATCGCCGTCAGTACGAAAAAGTGACGCGCCGTGATGAACTTCTCAAAGTGATAGAGGGTATCGCAGCAGCACTCGCAGAGCCGAAACTTACTGTGAAAATCAACTGCGTGGCATTGAAAGAAAATAAAAATCAATGGGTATCCCTTGCCCGCCTGGCTAAGAATCATCGCCTGGCCGTTCGCTTCATTGAAATGATGCCGATTGGTCTTGGCAGACAATTTGTGGGAGAACAGCAGGAAGCCATTTTAAAAGAGCTGGAACCTGTTTTTGGCAAGGCAGAAAGCTGTCCCTGCAGCCTTGAAAAAGGACCGGGTCGCTATGTGAAATTTGCAGGTTTTAAGGGATATGTCGGGTTTATCAGCCCGATGAGCCATGCGTTTTGTGCGTCCTGCAATCGGGTGCGGCTTACTTCTACAGGATTTCTGAAAGGTTGTCTCCAATACAGTAAAGGTGTGGATCTGCACGCAATGCTGCTTTCCGGAGCTGATGATGCGGCGCTGCGGGAAGCTATTCGTCAGGCAATTTATACCAAACCGGAACATCATCATTTTCAGGAAGCGGTTCGGGACGGAGACGAAAAACATACCATGAATGAAATTGGAGGCTGA
- the moaC gene encoding cyclic pyranopterin monophosphate synthase MoaC, whose protein sequence is MENVFNHFDEQGNAIMVDVTDKKVTSRKAIAEGAIKVSPAVMDAVLNHHAAKGDVLGVARIGGIMGAKRTAFLIPLCHPLALGHVSVDFELDEKNCLIIARCTAKIDGKTGVEMEALTGVTTALLTVYDMCKAIDKGMELQHIHLVHKEGGKSGNYDRPESIR, encoded by the coding sequence ATGGAAAACGTATTTAATCATTTTGACGAACAAGGAAATGCCATTATGGTGGATGTCACGGACAAAAAAGTGACTTCCCGCAAGGCCATTGCCGAGGGAGCTATCAAAGTATCACCGGCCGTCATGGACGCAGTGCTGAATCATCATGCTGCCAAGGGTGACGTGCTTGGCGTGGCTCGTATCGGGGGCATCATGGGTGCTAAAAGGACGGCTTTCCTGATTCCGCTCTGCCACCCGCTGGCATTGGGTCATGTTTCGGTTGATTTTGAATTGGATGAGAAAAATTGCCTGATTATAGCGCGCTGTACTGCGAAAATCGACGGAAAGACCGGCGTGGAAATGGAAGCACTGACCGGTGTCACGACAGCACTTCTGACCGTTTATGATATGTGCAAGGCTATCGACAAGGGAATGGAACTGCAGCATATTCATTTGGTGCACAAAGAAGGCGGCAAATCCGGAAATTATGACCGTCCTGAATCAATCAGATAG
- a CDS encoding molybdopterin molybdotransferase MoeA, translating into METDITLQRAIALIQETVRPLEKVHRNLTELQGYVLAEKITAPGDLPPFPRSPLDGYALRAADIANASSEHPVLLKVIDKVFAGSVPVQQVTPGTAVRVMTGAMLPKGADCVIRQEDTDYGEKTVSIYAKVLPYQNYVLQGSDYHRGDVLMNPGTRLDAAAVGILASAGITEAVVWKKPKVSLLVTGSEVVSPFCKELPPGKIYGFNAVFLNARMKELGIPVADVCQEDDDADLIQKKIEELLANSDVVITTGGVSVGQKDVLPEVLEKLQAEIIFQGIMMKPGSPAIFSMVKGKPLLSLSGNPFASAATFELLARPLFNTMEQDADIFLPSGKAVLDTPFLKASRGDRFIRGCCRNGHVTLPTSKEGHSSGAIYSMLNCNCLVAIPGGSPALPAGTEVNILIL; encoded by the coding sequence ATGGAAACTGATATCACACTACAGCGTGCAATTGCGCTGATTCAGGAGACTGTGCGGCCCTTGGAGAAGGTGCACCGAAATCTGACAGAGCTGCAGGGATACGTCCTTGCCGAGAAAATTACAGCGCCCGGTGATTTACCTCCCTTCCCGCGGTCTCCGCTGGACGGCTACGCACTGCGTGCCGCAGACATTGCGAATGCGTCATCTGAGCATCCGGTTCTATTGAAAGTGATAGATAAGGTGTTTGCAGGTTCAGTACCGGTGCAGCAGGTTACCCCCGGAACGGCAGTACGGGTCATGACCGGGGCGATGCTGCCGAAAGGGGCCGATTGTGTCATCCGACAGGAAGATACCGATTATGGTGAGAAAACAGTCTCCATTTATGCCAAAGTGCTGCCTTACCAGAACTATGTACTTCAGGGCTCCGACTATCATCGCGGGGACGTGCTCATGAATCCTGGCACGAGACTGGATGCGGCGGCCGTCGGAATCCTTGCCAGCGCCGGCATCACGGAAGCTGTCGTGTGGAAGAAGCCGAAAGTCTCTCTGCTCGTAACAGGAAGTGAAGTTGTTTCTCCATTTTGCAAAGAACTTCCTCCCGGAAAAATCTATGGTTTCAATGCGGTCTTTCTGAATGCCCGGATGAAAGAGCTGGGAATTCCTGTTGCAGATGTCTGCCAGGAAGACGATGATGCTGACCTGATTCAGAAAAAGATAGAGGAACTGCTGGCCAACAGTGATGTGGTAATCACAACGGGCGGAGTTTCGGTCGGACAAAAAGATGTACTGCCGGAAGTACTGGAAAAGCTGCAGGCAGAAATCATTTTCCAAGGCATCATGATGAAACCGGGATCTCCGGCGATTTTCAGTATGGTTAAAGGAAAGCCGCTGCTTTCCCTTTCAGGGAATCCATTTGCTTCGGCTGCTACGTTTGAACTGTTGGCCCGGCCGCTCTTTAACACGATGGAACAGGACGCGGATATTTTTCTGCCCTCCGGGAAAGCTGTCCTGGATACGCCTTTCTTAAAGGCCAGCAGAGGAGACCGCTTTATTCGCGGCTGCTGCCGAAACGGACATGTGACACTGCCTACCTCTAAAGAAGGTCATTCTTCCGGTGCCATTTATTCCATGCTGAATTGTAATTGTCTTGTGGCTATTCCGGGCGGCTCCCCGGCACTGCCTGCAGGGACTGAAGTCAATATCTTGATTCTATAA
- a CDS encoding molybdopterin-dependent oxidoreductase produces MGEKKYETKHLVCKVCDNDCTLEADLEDGKLIRLRGVPDPSAICSKVRYWNEYIHNPSRIIHPLKNVGSNRGEQKWERISWDQALDEIAQKMMDIKKKYGAESIVFSGTETNQGRQQGMWRRFANVIGTPNWITGQHLCLGNTLQVHRLTYGTHIMENYAKANCILLVGHNPHPNNWAGEYAKLKKARARGAKLIVLDPRPSINARDADIHLRLRFGTDAAMLLGFLNVILNEGLYDKAFVEKYCYGFDELKKRADEYPLERVAEITECKAEDIAKAARMYATEGPSIIPWGPIPDMQVNSTSLIRLQDILMSVCGYLNKSEILSHYDPDIEPVSNIERYDLLSPEQQSKLLGTEEYPLFSYKGYEPFKEPNKRVYGLEYYNLLASFMANPPATFRAMRTGKPYPIKALFNSGTNTLMSYCNQNGIYEGLMNLDLIVVFDHWMTPTAQLADYVLPSDYYLERIGFRQLDHTPSAITQQQVLKPVGEVKHQYFVIKGLADRMGLGKYFPWKDFEEVIDWRIRKTGKTFKEISKQHVIPPSRTIDPLATENGFATPTGKIELYSTALKWLGYDPLPYYREPEQSQRATGPIKKEYPLEVFVGIRDGFNYLTNLRQIPSLRKKQPWPEVFLHPDDVAKYGLKNHQWIWVESVAGRLKAMVKSDPGEPVGTIRVPHGWWFPELPGGPETAFSGAMECNDGLIIPDDDWNLDREQGVVGLRGGFLAKVYPADPPAHFKPEGPDEYYHVVKTINE; encoded by the coding sequence ATGGGAGAGAAAAAGTATGAAACCAAGCATCTTGTCTGCAAAGTCTGTGACAATGACTGCACGCTGGAAGCAGATCTCGAGGACGGTAAGCTGATTCGGCTGCGCGGTGTTCCCGATCCGTCCGCCATTTGCTCCAAAGTTCGTTATTGGAATGAGTATATTCATAATCCATCGCGCATCATTCATCCTTTGAAAAATGTCGGTTCCAATCGCGGCGAACAAAAGTGGGAGCGGATTTCCTGGGACCAGGCCTTGGATGAAATCGCTCAGAAAATGATGGATATTAAGAAGAAATATGGGGCAGAATCCATTGTCTTTTCGGGGACGGAAACGAACCAGGGACGGCAGCAGGGTATGTGGCGCCGCTTTGCCAACGTCATCGGGACGCCGAACTGGATTACCGGACAGCATTTGTGCCTTGGAAATACCCTGCAGGTCCATCGGCTGACTTATGGCACCCATATTATGGAAAATTATGCAAAAGCAAATTGCATTCTTTTGGTCGGTCATAATCCTCATCCGAATAACTGGGCCGGTGAATATGCAAAATTAAAAAAGGCAAGGGCACGAGGGGCTAAATTGATTGTGCTTGATCCTCGTCCTTCCATTAACGCAAGGGATGCCGACATCCACCTGCGCCTGCGCTTTGGCACAGATGCAGCCATGCTGCTGGGCTTTTTGAACGTTATTCTGAATGAAGGACTGTACGACAAAGCCTTTGTGGAGAAATATTGCTATGGTTTTGACGAACTCAAAAAACGTGCCGACGAATATCCGCTGGAACGGGTGGCCGAGATTACCGAATGTAAGGCTGAAGATATTGCCAAGGCGGCCCGGATGTATGCTACGGAAGGCCCCAGCATCATTCCATGGGGTCCGATTCCTGATATGCAGGTTAACTCCACGTCACTGATTCGCCTGCAGGATATTTTGATGAGTGTTTGTGGTTATCTCAATAAGAGTGAAATCCTGAGTCACTATGACCCGGATATCGAACCTGTTTCCAATATCGAACGGTATGATTTGCTTTCTCCCGAGCAGCAGAGTAAACTGCTGGGTACGGAGGAATATCCGCTGTTTTCCTACAAAGGGTATGAACCTTTTAAGGAGCCGAATAAGCGTGTCTATGGTCTGGAGTATTATAACTTGCTGGCCAGCTTCATGGCTAATCCTCCGGCTACGTTCCGGGCTATGCGGACGGGAAAGCCTTATCCCATTAAGGCCTTGTTCAATTCTGGTACCAATACACTGATGAGTTACTGCAACCAGAATGGTATCTATGAGGGTCTTATGAATTTGGACCTCATTGTTGTTTTTGACCACTGGATGACACCGACGGCACAATTGGCGGATTATGTGCTGCCTTCTGATTATTACCTTGAAAGAATTGGTTTCCGACAACTGGATCATACACCCAGTGCGATTACGCAGCAGCAGGTGCTGAAGCCGGTGGGAGAAGTTAAGCACCAGTACTTTGTTATCAAGGGCCTTGCTGATCGGATGGGCTTAGGTAAATACTTCCCGTGGAAGGACTTTGAAGAAGTTATCGATTGGAGAATCCGGAAGACAGGAAAGACATTCAAGGAAATTTCAAAACAGCACGTTATTCCTCCATCCAGGACAATCGATCCATTGGCAACGGAAAATGGCTTTGCCACACCGACCGGCAAGATTGAACTGTACAGTACTGCTCTCAAATGGCTGGGGTACGACCCGCTCCCTTATTACCGTGAACCGGAACAGTCCCAGAGAGCAACCGGGCCTATCAAAAAAGAATATCCGCTGGAAGTTTTTGTCGGTATTCGTGATGGCTTTAATTATCTGACCAACCTGCGCCAGATTCCGTCGCTGAGAAAGAAGCAGCCCTGGCCGGAAGTATTCCTGCATCCGGATGACGTAGCTAAATATGGATTGAAGAACCATCAGTGGATTTGGGTTGAAAGTGTGGCCGGAAGGCTGAAGGCTATGGTTAAATCGGATCCGGGCGAACCGGTTGGTACCATCAGAGTACCGCACGGATGGTGGTTCCCGGAACTGCCGGGCGGCCCCGAAACCGCTTTTTCCGGGGCAATGGAGTGCAACGATGGCCTGATTATTCCGGATGACGACTGGAACCTTGACCGGGAGCAGGGCGTCGTAGGTCTGCGCGGCGGCTTTTTAGCAAAAGTATACCCGGCTGATCCGCCGGCTCACTTCAAACCTGAAGGCCCGGATGAATATTATCACGTTGTAAAGACAATCAATGAATAA
- a CDS encoding GntR family transcriptional regulator, with translation MEKDNESKSLDTMFAPLPKGNISDIIKERITDAILNGELKPGDKLPTEVEFSEKLHVGRNAVREAIKVLVAFGVLEIRRSEGTFVVKEFKPKLIDPLLYGLALSKKSQEEFLEFKIALFCSILYILSLNATEDDLKQLEQYCETFRKAMNNPQVSLEEKYKACLDYQTFLGQATHNPMVMELNSINIKICDFHRRLMIRRSLEQGKPNALPDSYIKDIKMVRAHDRAAIPKLLDEKLAMWRTLE, from the coding sequence ATGGAAAAAGATAACGAAAGTAAAAGCTTGGATACGATGTTCGCTCCCCTGCCAAAAGGGAATATTTCCGATATCATCAAAGAGCGCATCACCGATGCCATCTTAAATGGTGAACTCAAACCCGGTGACAAGCTGCCAACAGAAGTAGAGTTCAGTGAAAAACTCCACGTCGGCCGCAATGCCGTTCGGGAAGCCATCAAAGTACTGGTTGCTTTCGGTGTTCTTGAAATCCGCCGTTCAGAGGGAACGTTTGTTGTAAAAGAATTCAAGCCAAAATTGATTGATCCATTGTTATATGGACTGGCACTCTCGAAAAAATCGCAGGAAGAGTTTCTTGAATTCAAGATTGCCTTGTTCTGCTCCATCCTTTACATCCTGAGCTTGAATGCTACAGAGGATGACCTTAAGCAGCTGGAGCAATACTGCGAAACCTTCAGAAAAGCCATGAATAATCCTCAAGTCTCCCTTGAGGAAAAATACAAGGCTTGTCTTGACTACCAAACTTTTTTAGGCCAGGCTACGCACAATCCCATGGTAATGGAACTTAATTCCATTAATATCAAGATTTGTGATTTCCATCGCCGTCTTATGATCAGGAGATCTCTTGAGCAAGGCAAACCCAACGCTTTGCCTGACTCCTACATCAAGGATATTAAGATGGTGCGGGCTCACGACCGCGCAGCAATTCCCAAACTGCTTGACGAAAAGCTGGCTATGTGGAGAACGCTGGAATAA
- a CDS encoding molybdopterin-binding protein, translated as MKLIPTEEAVGHILCHDLTQIIRGEFKGPRFRKGHVVTKEDIPVLLSMGKERLYVWEVTPDMIHEDDAAKRLAALCGHKNMKWSEPKEGKIEIKAACDGFFRVASQRLIQVNSSPEAMIATRKGNTAVRAGQKLAGTRIIPLAIKEELLKNIEAAAGTSPLLEVLPFVKKTAVIIATGNEVLKGRIKDTFSPVVKEKLEAYGIRTLSVLYSGDGADNVAAYIKKAKELNPDIVICTGGMSVDPDDTTPAGIRKSGAEIITYGAPVLPGAMFLLAYAKDGTPILGLPGCVMFANATIFDLVLPYIAADVPMTKTDFAAMGEGGLCLGCPVCHYPICPFGK; from the coding sequence ATGAAATTGATTCCTACAGAGGAAGCTGTGGGGCACATTCTCTGCCATGATTTAACGCAGATTATCCGGGGAGAATTCAAGGGACCACGTTTTCGTAAGGGCCATGTTGTCACAAAGGAGGATATTCCTGTCCTCCTTTCCATGGGTAAGGAACGCCTTTACGTATGGGAAGTGACGCCTGATATGATTCACGAAGACGACGCGGCAAAGCGGCTTGCTGCCCTTTGTGGACACAAGAATATGAAGTGGAGTGAGCCCAAAGAGGGAAAGATAGAAATAAAGGCTGCCTGCGACGGCTTCTTCCGTGTCGCTTCGCAGCGCCTGATCCAGGTCAACTCTTCTCCGGAAGCCATGATTGCCACCCGCAAGGGAAACACGGCAGTCCGTGCCGGTCAAAAGCTGGCAGGAACCCGTATTATTCCCCTTGCCATCAAGGAAGAGCTCTTAAAAAACATTGAAGCAGCAGCCGGGACATCTCCGTTGCTTGAAGTTTTGCCTTTTGTGAAGAAAACGGCCGTCATCATCGCTACAGGCAATGAGGTACTGAAGGGACGTATCAAGGATACTTTCTCCCCCGTTGTGAAAGAAAAGCTCGAGGCCTACGGTATCCGTACCTTATCCGTTCTCTACTCCGGCGATGGAGCGGATAACGTAGCGGCCTATATTAAAAAAGCAAAAGAACTGAATCCTGATATCGTGATTTGCACCGGCGGTATGAGCGTCGACCCCGATGATACGACTCCGGCCGGAATCAGAAAATCCGGGGCTGAAATTATCACTTACGGCGCTCCGGTGCTTCCGGGTGCTATGTTCCTCCTCGCATACGCTAAAGACGGTACTCCCATTCTGGGGCTGCCGGGCTGCGTCATGTTCGCCAATGCCACTATTTTTGATTTAGTGCTTCCGTATATCGCCGCAGATGTCCCGATGACGAAAACTGATTTTGCAGCGATGGGTGAAGGAGGACTTTGTCTGGGCTGCCCGGTATGCCACTATCCAATCTGCCCATTTGGAAAATAA
- the modA gene encoding molybdate ABC transporter substrate-binding protein, giving the protein MKKQLGISLLLGALALCTACGSNQTAQKPAAKKPVELNIFAAASMTESLQDIQKKYEAATPGVKLVLTLDSSGELKRQIESGAACDVFISASPKQMNQLDKEADPKLNPKHLDFIDHATRKNFLENKVVLSVPKGNPKQIKNFDDLIKRLPSGSLKLAIGNQDVPVGQYTQKIFAYYKLNPSDIESSLSYGSNVKEVTTQVKEALVDAGIIYGTDAAAAKLQVIDQATPEMCGQVIYPVAVLKNSAHAKEAKAFVDFLSSEDAQKIFKEKGFAPIK; this is encoded by the coding sequence ATGAAAAAGCAATTAGGAATTTCATTACTGTTAGGAGCACTCGCACTCTGCACAGCCTGCGGCAGTAATCAGACAGCACAAAAACCGGCAGCCAAAAAGCCGGTTGAGCTCAACATTTTTGCCGCGGCTTCCATGACGGAAAGCCTGCAGGATATCCAGAAAAAGTATGAAGCTGCCACTCCCGGCGTAAAGCTGGTACTGACGCTCGATTCATCCGGAGAACTGAAACGTCAGATTGAATCCGGAGCCGCCTGTGATGTCTTTATCTCGGCCTCTCCGAAACAGATGAATCAGTTGGATAAAGAAGCAGATCCTAAGCTCAACCCGAAACATCTTGATTTTATCGATCATGCAACTCGTAAAAACTTCCTTGAAAACAAAGTTGTTCTTTCTGTTCCCAAGGGAAATCCGAAACAAATCAAGAATTTCGATGACCTCATCAAGCGCCTGCCTTCCGGCAGTCTGAAGCTGGCTATCGGGAACCAGGATGTTCCTGTCGGTCAATATACCCAAAAGATTTTTGCCTATTACAAACTGAATCCGTCTGATATCGAATCTTCCTTATCCTATGGTTCCAATGTAAAAGAAGTAACTACACAGGTTAAAGAAGCACTGGTCGATGCGGGTATCATTTACGGAACAGATGCTGCCGCCGCCAAGCTCCAGGTTATCGACCAGGCAACGCCGGAAATGTGCGGTCAGGTCATCTATCCTGTCGCCGTATTGAAAAACAGTGCTCATGCTAAAGAAGCCAAAGCATTTGTTGATTTTCTCAGCTCCGAGGACGCTCAAAAAATCTTCAAGGAAAAGGGGTTCGCTCCCATTAAATAG
- the modB gene encoding molybdate ABC transporter permease subunit, whose translation MDWYPLLNSLRIALISTVIVFFAGIASAHYVSRFPRLIKGIIDIIFTLPLVLPPTVVGWLILLVLGPRHVVGAWFLEHTGLRLVMQWWSAIFATVVVSFPLMYRTARGAFESFDETLSDAGKTLGRSGTWIFWHVKMPFCRQGLLAGTVLAFARALGEYGATSMVAGYTPGRTATISTTVYQLWLIDNDQGALQWVLINIFLSSIFLLSINLLERRQREVRKRGLSK comes from the coding sequence ATGGATTGGTACCCTCTTCTCAATTCTCTCAGAATTGCCCTCATATCCACGGTCATTGTCTTCTTTGCCGGCATTGCCTCCGCGCATTATGTTTCCCGATTTCCCCGTTTGATCAAAGGAATCATAGACATCATATTTACCCTCCCTCTGGTGCTTCCGCCTACCGTAGTGGGCTGGCTCATTCTTCTGGTACTCGGTCCCAGACACGTCGTAGGCGCTTGGTTCCTTGAACATACGGGACTTCGTCTGGTCATGCAGTGGTGGTCAGCCATCTTTGCTACCGTAGTCGTTTCTTTTCCCTTGATGTACCGGACAGCCCGCGGTGCTTTTGAAAGTTTCGACGAGACATTATCCGATGCAGGAAAAACATTGGGACGTTCCGGTACATGGATATTCTGGCACGTCAAAATGCCTTTTTGCCGGCAGGGACTTCTGGCCGGAACCGTACTTGCTTTTGCCCGTGCTTTAGGCGAGTACGGAGCCACATCCATGGTTGCCGGATACACGCCGGGCCGAACGGCCACAATTTCAACCACGGTCTATCAGCTTTGGCTCATCGACAATGACCAGGGCGCATTACAATGGGTTCTGATCAACATTTTTCTTTCATCGATATTTTTGCTCTCCATCAATCTGCTGGAACGGCGTCAGCGTGAAGTCAGAAAGCGGGGGCTGTCAAAATGA